The nucleotide window TTAAGAGTAAACCAGACCGTGGCCGCCTGGTCCCCTCGATTGTCAGGCGACGAGGATGTCGCATGTTCGAATTCCCTGCACGCTCACTTTCTGATATTTTTTGTGAGTATTAATTAAAATCAAGGGGTATTTTTTGCGAGAATTAATTAAAATCTGTGGGCATTCGTGTAAAAAACAGCACGCGCCGCGCCTGCAACCACTGACATGTGGCCCGGCAAAACGCTGGCATGCCACGCGGTCACTCGATACGACGGCATACGTCCAGAGGCACCGTATTTGAACGCCCAGACAAGTTATGACACCATTTTTTTATGTATTTTTTAAATTTAGGCATCAAACTGACCGAGCCGGACAAGTTAGGGCACCTATAGTGTATTTAACTCTTTACCAATGCGAAATATTGGCTGCAAACCAAACATGCTTCTGACACGGGGTCTTGGGTGTTGGCCTGATCTTGTGGGGAGGTCGTGATAGGCACGACCCTCCTCTCCTGCACCCAACTGGCATTTTCATGGCCATTTGGTGGCGATGGCTGCTAGGTGTGGTCATGACGCGTACGGTAGCACGGCAATGATCAGAAGCGATGTGATGATATCACCCCTCCCGGTGTCTTCTCATTACTTTTTTGTGGCATCTTATCATTTGCCTGGCTAGATTTGTGTGAACTGATCAATAGAAGGTGGATTTTTTTTTTGAGGTTTAATAGAGGATGATGGCTTTGTGGATGTACTCTCTCCGAATGGAAACCCATGATCTAGCCTGGTGTGCAATCCCGTTCGGCTGGCTATGGCCCAGATCTCACTCAATTCTGCTGAACATTGCAGGCCTTTTTTTTTGTGAAAACCAAACCAGGCTAGCGAATGACGGACGTACGCCAACTGCCAAACAAGCCCGAACTGAACTCAAGTGGAAATCCAAGACAAATCTTATGCACAGCCTGTTCACAAGAAGGCATTACCTGTTGCCAGAACACACTATGAGTACATTATGTAACCCAATGTAGTGCCAAGCACGTACGAACTGCAATTAGTTGACTTTGTGTTGTGCCACACACCCATAGTTGCTCGTCCTCATTCCCATACGTGCCAGAGCCAAAGCTAGACCACCGTCGGCAAAGACGCTCCCCGCGTTGTTTCCAGAGACGAAAAACCAAATGCAGGGGTCCGTTCTGAGGATGGGGccatgcggcggcggcggcggccacgACAGGGACATGGACATGCGCGGCGTCAACCGTGTGGTCAAGCTGGTCATCCGCCACGGCGACACCGTCGACGCCATCTCCGTCCTGTACGAGCGGAACGGCCGGGAGGAGTGGACCGACCTGTGGGGAGGACAAGGGGGAACGCTCTCTGAGGTACACACACATGCATTGCTTCCTGATGAAGACAGACTCCGTTTTTCATATCGATCATCGGTGATGCAGCTCCTTACTCCATTTCGTTGTGGATGGCTCAGATCTGCCTGCGGCCAGACGAGCACTTCACCGGCGTCGTGGGCCACTACGGCGAGTTCGACGGCAGCTTCGTCGTGAGGTCGCTCACTTTCGTCAGCAACGCCCGCAGCTTCGGGCCGTACGGGCAGGAGGACGGCGTGCCGTTCGCGCTTCCCGCGGCCGGCGGCAAGATCCTCGGCTTCCACGcgcgctccggccgccgcctggACGCGCTCGGCACCTACGTCAAGATGGCAGATCAGTCGCGAAAGACCCCACGGAACT belongs to Triticum urartu cultivar G1812 chromosome 7, Tu2.1, whole genome shotgun sequence and includes:
- the LOC125524232 gene encoding jacalin-related lectin 19-like, giving the protein MQGSVLRMGPCGGGGGHDRDMDMRGVNRVVKLVIRHGDTVDAISVLYERNGREEWTDLWGGQGGTLSEICLRPDEHFTGVVGHYGEFDGSFVVRSLTFVSNARSFGPYGQEDGVPFALPAAGGKILGFHARSGRRLDALGTYVKMADQSRKTPRN